TCTTCCAGtagctggagaaaaaaaaaaaactagcagcCGGAGAATCAGGTCTTTGTTGGATGACTTTTCCCAATCTATAATGGCAGCATTGTCCCCGCTCCTGGCCCGAGGCTTAGCAAGATTATCTTATCTCCAGAGAGGCTGTCAGTGGAGAGGCTGCATTTTAAGGCCGATCGTATTTCTTTGAGAAACTATTTAGCCAAGGAGACAGGTGCATCAGTCTTCCAGGCACAGGGCTGGAAGGGTGAGAGGTATTATCAGGGTCCCAAATTCCATTTGTAACGGTGAGCAGCCTGGCAATGCATGATGATTAATAGACTGACTGGGATCCAGCAACTCCAGCCACTCCAAGCCTCCTGTATCAAAAGAATTAGTGAGAACATACACATCATGGCTGATTCTCTATTAATGTCTTATTGTTTATCTGTGTAAGGCATTTACATCTTCTCCTTCACCAGTGTAACCACATTGCTCATCTAAAGCTCTctctctttatactgtatatatttatataaatgtttagaAGATATACAGCCTATTCcttacatttttcatgctagaaGAGGTCGTTACTTGTATCATTTGTCTGGTGGGAAATCGTCGCCCTCTTCAAGCAAATCGCACAGGGCTGAATCTGACTAGTGACCCATAACTGTTCTGTCCAAGGGATTTGCACACAGCTGCCCCAGTTTTTATCAAGCCCACTCATAGAGAATCCAGAAGTTTTATATATTACAGCAATGGGACCTgcaatccagaatgctctggatctggggttttccagataacggctctttctgtaatttggatcttcaaacctgaATTctactactaaaaaatcatgtaaacatgaaattaagccaatagtctggttttacctccaataagtattaattatatcttagttgggatccagttcaagcgactgttttattattacacagaaaaaggaaatcattttttaaaatttggatttatttggttaaaatggagcatttcagggtttctggataacgcatcccatgcctgtatatgtatCAGACAAAGTAGCACTTCTCAGTATTGGGGTGTTCCGTATATCTGATTGCATTCATCTGCTGACTGGCAACATCCAGATATTCAGGTCACATTGGGACTATATAATTATCACTGGAAAACTTTAGTGCTCTGTGTTGTCTGCTTTCCATGTTTTCTGCTTTACAATGTTGCGTCTTTACATTCAGTTGCGTCTTTACATTCGGTAGCGTCTTTACATTCTGTTGCGTCTTTACATTCTGTTGCATCTTTACATGCGGTTGAGTCTTTACATTCTGTTGCGTCTTTACATTCAGTTGCGTATTTACATTCGATTGCATCTTTACATTCGGTTGCGTCTTTTCATTTGGTTGCGTCTTTACATTCGGTTGCGTGTTTACATTCTGTTGCATCTTTACGTTCGGTTGCATCTTTACGTTCGGTTGCATCTTTACATTCGGTTGAGTCGTTACATTCGGTTGTTTCTTTACATTCGGTTGCATCTTTACATTCGGTTGAGTCTTTACATTTGGTTGCATCTTTACATTCGGTTGAGTCTTTACATTCGGTTGCATCTTTACATTCGGTTGAGTCGTTACATGCGGTTGCGTCTTTACATTCGGTTGCATCTTTACATTCGGTTGAGTCTTTACATTTGGTTGCATCTTTACATTCGGTTGAGTCTTTACATTCGGTTGCATCTTTACATTCGGTTGTTTCTTTACATTTGGTTGCGTCTTTACATTCGGTTGAGTCTTTACATTTGGTTGTTTCTTTACATTTGGTTGTTTCTTTACATTCGGTTGCATCTTTACATTCGGTTGCGTCTTTTCATTTGGTTGCGTCTTTACATTCGGTTGCGTCTTTACATTCGTTTGAGTCTTTACATTCGGTTGCATCTTTACATTCGGTTGTTTCTTTACATTCGTTTGAGTCTTTACATTCGCTTGTGTCTTTGCAGATGGACCCAGTGCAGAAAGCTGTTATTAATCACACGTTTGGTGGGCCTACAGCCCAGAGGAGGAGGCCGTTTATATCCTGTAATATATGTCATCTCAGGTTCAACTCCCTGGTAAGTACCGGCTGCCTCTTCCCAGCAATTGTCTTTgccatatactgtgtatacaaaTATATCTTTCTTTTTGAAGTTCACTTTCATATGAACATTTAGTATTTACTCGAAGCATCTTTTCAACTAGTTCCAACCTGAAAGTGACACTTCTTCTTTTGGGGTCACCCCCTCTCCACACactctaaacccccccccccccgggctgtGCCATTTCAGTGTAAtagtattgttatattgtatTGGGTACTTTTATTACAAGTGCGCTTATATAAAGTGATATTCTGTATAGCAGTGCGTGTGCTGTACTCTGTCCCCCTCATTTCTGCTGAGACCCCTATTCTGTTGCCCACTGCTTCTGTCCTACCACATCCTACCCCCCATGACGTCCAATCAAAATGCTGATTTGTCCCCGCTGACACCCCCTCCTGCCGAGAGAAGCTGCTATTCCTGTTCCAGTTCTATTCCCCCCCTTGAACTTGTTAAAATGAGAAAGAGGCAGAGATGAAGGTCAGAGGCAGAGAAGGGCAGGCTCAGGTTTAGGGGAGTCTTAGAATGAGTTCTAGTCTTGGGGTGCATTTCCCCATACAAGGCCATTGCTGAAGCTTTAATTAAGCCAAGTCTGGGTCTGAATTGTGCtataaaatgaaacaaatcaGGAATGTCAGGTCCCGACTGGTCTATTTTGAGATCACTAATAAGAGACGGCCTATTTGGTGAGCAAAGGGTTAAGGTAGGCCTGAATGAGAGGAAGGGTGTCGGAGGGACTGTGCTTAGAATCCTGCATTGCCCCCCCCCACTCGTCATTGTGCCGGGGTCTTATCAGCCTTTTGCAGGCCTGTCACCAGCTTCAACCTCATTATCCCAACAGAAATATCCCTGGAATACAAATAGATCCCAGGCCTCCCCGTGCCTCCCAGTCCCACATTCTCTTTTTTCCCATTTGCCCCATTGCGTGCTCTTGTTTTGTACGATACAATGTTACGTGTATGTGCCCAGGGCTTCCCCCTCTTATCTGCGCCTCCTCCTGCTCAATCTACTCAATCTGCTCAATCTGCCCATGACTTCCAGTCCTACAGGGGGGCCTGTTTATCATTAAAGGAATATCCTGAGCAAGTTGTACGGGCAGATAAGGCTCCTTTATCATTCACAATATGAATAGTTTCTCTAGTATTTCTTATCTGTTCTCTCTAAAGCCAAATCCCCAATTGTCACTGTCACAGTGTTTCCAGACCATTTGTTACCCCGTATTTGTCTAGTCTCCCCCTTAACTCTACAGACGGATGTAAACATCACCATAGTCATTGACCCCTCAACTCTCACTCCAGTTCAGCTTCTCCCTGGGCTGTTGGGATGAGTTAAGGGAGTTAATATTCATTCTCCGAAATCTCTCCCAACTGCCCTTTAGTTTTGCCCTGTCCCAGCTTAATCTCTGGCATGTGGGGCATGAGCGTGTTCTCTCCTATGGGCCAGTCGCTGGGAGATTTAATCATACTGGTTCCATGTGGAGAATAAAGAGATGATATCTGTACAGGGTCCCATGGCACAACCAATACAAATGAATTCCTAAAATATTATCATTACATGACTGTGTATCATAACCATAGAAATGACAATGCTGGAGATCCAATGCTGAAGGGTGAGAGAACTTTGGAGCCGCCATTTTGTtcttctagaccagtgatccccaaccagtaacatgttgctccccaaccccttggatgttgctctcagagtcctcaaagcaggtgtttattttcgaattccaggcttaaaagcaagttttaattgcataaaaatagtGGCAAGTAAagccccctgtaggctgccagtccacataggggctaccaaatagccaatcacagcccttatttggcaccccaatggacttgttcatgcttgtgttgctccccaactctttttacatttgaatgtagctcacgggtaaaaaaaaggttggggacccctgtactagaataaaaaccaattgtgaGCAGTTTATAATGTGGAGTTGTAATTGCCTAGGATAACCCCACTCCCTTATCCTAAATGTTTCCTAATTAAAAACCTCTTAAAACAAGGGGTTTATCCAGACGGTGGTAATTATGGATTAGAGGCTCCACTTGCATCGTCTTcattaaaccttgattttatttctcccatctctctctcttatgTCCTTCTGTCAGAACCAGGCCGAGGCCCATTACAAAGGGCACAAGCACGCGAGGAAGCTCCGAGCATTGGAGGGTTCAAGGCACAAACAGAAGCAGCGCAATGGCAGTCGAGAAAGGACATCGCTGCCCCTGCTGGACACAAAGAGAACGACGGATTCCCAGGACCCCAGTAAGACAAATCACTGAGCTGTGCTACTGCCATAGACCCttcattttccattcaagttCCTCCATTGGCATCAGCTTATTTCCCTTGTGGTGCTTCACATTAGTGGGCTGTGGATCAAGTGATGCCAGGGCACAGTTAAGTATCAGTCAATATAGAGCAGAATGGGCAGCAATGTCCTACAGTCTATGTGACAGAGACAGTCGCTTCTTACAGTTCATGTCGGCAGGATCAGCTGATTCTCTCACTGCTCCGTGCCTGGTAAATTGGGAAACGTGGATACAAAAAAAGCACCTTCCCCTTTGATGTCCGTTGCAGATGGGAATATTTCCTTGGGAGAGGGATTGAGATAAGCCTGGAGAAGCATTAGTTCATTTGAACTTGCTCCCTGAGATAATTGCTTGATTGTCCCAGTGGGGCTTCTGTTCCCTGTCAGGCTCATGTGGGGACAAACACACCAGGAAATATTCTCTTTTGCACATTGAATCAAAGACAAATATAACCGACCACCAAAAGCAAATCCGTGATCCTCTCTCAACTAATGAGTGAGCTTGGCTGGGCCCCGGGCAATCAGGTCGTTGAGACAATTGGTTGGATTTTACTCTGTTTGGCTAAATTATCCTTCCATAGTAGAGAAGGGACCCGTCACATTCAGTGTAGGGCAAGTGCATGAGAGACTGAAAGCTCCAGTTCACAGCTCCACTGAAATGAATGAACAATTCCCCAGGTCCctggcattaaaggaaaaggaaagccacCGAAGCagttcattgccaatagattagctgcaatagtgcaagttagaatgctatatttattttgtagaatgctttaccatatctgagtaaacagctctagaagctgtctgtttgtttaggatagcagctgccatattagcttggtgtgacatcacttcctgcctgagtctctccctgctcactcatagctctgggctcagattacagcagggagggagagaggagcaaactgagcatgctcaagccctagccctggaggtttaagctgaaaacagttagtctgatacagaagcccatgagtacacaatagaaggaaagaaatgtgctgtttgacagaggactcagagcagcattactttgaggggttactggtgtatttatatagacctttctgataaacctcacttacttttagcctttccttctcctttaaaggatatcaCTATTAGATTATTGTAGTAGTTGTGTCTGTATTTTATACACAGGCTTTATAGACTGAATTGCAATAGAGAGACTGATAGAGCTGCTGTTTCTCTTCCTACAGTTGAACTTAATGAGATTTCTGGGGAGTgtgaggaggaagcagagcacAGCCCGTTACCCCCAACCCCAGAACCTGCCCTGGAAGAACCAGACGAGGAGTGTGTATCCCCAGATGTGTCCGACAGCTCAACTGAACCCCTCGACTCCGCTGCTCCAATAACCCCAGACAGTCCAGGGAAAGGCTCGGAGGAGAGCAGTGTTTGTACTCAGGAGAGTGAAAAGGAACAGAAGAGTCGGGAGCACTTGTATTGCACCAGCTGCAAAGTCACTGTCAATTCCACATCCCAACTGGAAGCTCATAATGCTGGTAACCCCCAAACTTTCTCTCACACACTTTCACTTCATGGCTGTTCCAGTAAAAGGGGAGCAGTCTGACATGGACTCATAGTGGAGCCATTAATCACTTAATCACTGAGGTGACAAATGGAGTTATAGATGGAGTCCAAGGTACCAGCAATATGGTCAATTCCTAATCGTAGCCAGAAGGTAATAGTTCTCAAACTGTGGGGCTTCCCCCTGGCATGGTTGGCTAGTCTCAATGGACTTATGGGTACAATTTGGGACAGGGAATGGAAACTGCCCCCACCTTTCACCTTTAATAAGTCCATAGAGGTGTCAATTAAAGTCCAACTAAGTCTGTGATTAATTCAGTCGCTCACACCACATTTGCTTCACTTTCTGAAGGAACAGGGAGtagatatttctttttatattcccTCTATATTTGGGGGAGCGACACAGCGTTACAAGTGCTACAGAGTTGTAATACACAGTGACAGTGGGTGACCAGGGGGCCGTGTTTGGGTTTAGTGAACTCTGAGGAAGGATCACTAAGATGTGGAACATGTAGTGCAACTAAATAAAGGATCACTTGTTTCCCAGCATATAGTTCTGCACAGGGATTTATCTGAATGTGTGTTTGGGTTTAGGTGCAAAGCACAAATCCATCCTGGAGGGACAAACCACCCCCCCGAGGAGAGGCAGGGGCAAAGCTCTGAACAGGACGGGCCGCAAGCCAAAAAGGATCGGCAACAAAACCAGCGTTGGGATCCACAATAAGACTTTCCACTGCTCCGTCTGTGAAATTCACGTCAACTCCGAAACACAACTCAAACAGGTGAGATGCCCCCCTTAATAATCTGATAAATGGTGTGGCCCATAGGGGCTTATTTGTAACCCTTACACCAGTTACTCCAGGTCTAGAATAACTGTCACATACTGGAGGGATTTCTAACTGTCACATACTGGAGGGATTTCTAACTGTCACATACTGGAGGGATTTCTAACTATCACATACTGAGGGATTTCTAACTGTCACATACTGGAGGGATTTCTAACTGTCACATACTGGAGGGATTTCTAACTGTCACATACTGGAGGGATTTCTAACTGTCACATACTGGAGGGATTTCTAACTGTCACATACTGGAGGGATTTCTAACTGTCACATACTGGAGGGATTTCTAACTGTCACATACTGGAGGGATTTCTAACTGTCACATACTGGAGGGATTTCTAACTGTCACATACTGGAGGGATTTCTAACTGTCACATACTGGAGGGATTTCTAACTGTCACATACTGGAGGGATTTCTAACTGTCACATACTGGAGGGATTTCTAACTGTCACATACTGGAGGGATTTCTAACTGTCACATACTGGAGGGATGTGTAGGTGCTGGTCTGGCATTAAATACACACAGTTATATGAGTCGAGTGATTGGCTTTTATGGGACGGTTTATCTCGATGGTAAAGATGTAAAATAATTGCAGCTGTGGATGTTGGGGGTCAGAGCATATTAAGAGGTGCCTTTTTGTTCTtctgtacattatatagtgaataaaataccccctcttgtaaaatataaggatattataagtcacagaggagtttcatgaccatataaaatgatgaggccgaaggccgggtgtttttatacaggtcatggaactccgaggtaacttctaatatcctcatattttacaactgggggtactttatttattataatacacaagtttcagtgagtcatgtgacagaaatgacatcagaactcaccgtttataactgatgacatcagaactcaccgtttataaggatataatttacaagatattcatggcttttgtgtattatacctcTATTATATGCTAATAGtctgtttcattatacattataattataCCTCTATTATATGCTAATAGtctgtttcattatacattataattataCCTCTATTATATGCTAATATTCTGTTTCTAATTTGCTTCCTGGTTTTGCAGCACATGAGCAGCCGGAGGCACAGGGACCGACTGTCGGGGAAACCCACGAAGCCGAAATAcagcccctttagtaaattacaGAGAAGTGCAGCGTTAGTGGTAAGTAAATAGTGAATGTCAGCCCCCACACCAGGACTAACTGGGCTTTTTTGGACATTTGCCCCAAATGTGTCTCAATCAgacccagactgacaatctgtgggttcaggcaaatggtcaaatggacaagtcactatttagtgggacCTGTTTGGGTCTATTTGCACTTGGAATGTCacggcctattttgactctcagtccagacctggtctccatatatatgtgtatgagtgtgtgtgagtgagtgtgagtcagtgagtgtaagtgtgtgtttgtgagtgtttGTGCAGATGTTTGAGCCCTGGGAATGCAGTGATTGAGCTTTGATTGGGTCACATTTAATCTCCTTGTTTCACCTTTATTTATCACTAACCAATTGAAGTGTCTCCTGTTGTCCCACAGACCCGCCTGGCTCTACACAAGCACCTCACTAAGACTCTGGCCGCCCGTTTTCTCCCCAATCCTATGACTCCGCCTACAGTCTGCGCCCTCCCCGGCCCCCTGACACTGCGCCCGGCCACGGCAGCCGCCCTCTTCCAGAGCCCTCTGATTGGACCAGCTCTGTTCCGTAGCCCCACCCCTTCTCTGCGACCGCCTCCCACTCCCATAATGTTTGCTCCATATTAGGGTTCAGCCCCATTTGGGATTTTACAAATGACTGTGGGGGGTCGGTGGGGTTCCTGCAGCAATATGAACACTGCTTCCTCCTGGGGGGGCCAATTATATATGATCATCGCTTGACATGTGACCTGTGGGCTCCACAATTAGCTGCTGGGGCCACTGAGGCCTTGGACGGAATGAAAATCCAATATTGGGAGAGAAATAAGATTGTCAGAGCCATTGGCACCAAGACAAACGGGTAACGACTGTGAGAGTTGTGCCAAACACTGACACTTTAGCTACAGTCCCGTGTGCTCAACAAATATACAGACCCCTCTGCAATACATTCGACTCTTCCCAATTCTGTGCAGCTGCTCGGCtgcaggtgctgggagttgtacgaTTCAGAGGTGCTCTCCTTGCACTCACAAAGGCTATTGCTGCACACTATACACAACACTATACACAACACTATACAcaacactatacactatacacaatATGTATACACAACACTATACAcaacactatacactatacacataatatatacactatatacactatacacataatatatacactatacacaacACTATACACaaaactatacactatacacataatatatacactatacacaaaatatacacactatatacactatacacaacactatacacataatatatacactatacacaacactatacacataatatatacactatacacaacactatacactatacacaacACTATACACAACACTATACACAACACTATACACAACACTATACACAACACTATACACAACACTATACAcaacactatacactatacacataatatatacactatacacaacactatacacataatatatacactatacacataatatatacactatacacaacactatacacataatatatacactatacacataatatatacactatacacaaaatatacacactatatacactatacacaacactatacacaaaatatacactatatgtatacactatacacacaatatatacactatacacataatatatacactatacacaacactatacacaaaatatacattatatctatacactatacacataatacatacactatacacataatatacactatacacaacactatacacacaatatacactatatatacactatatacaacactatacacataatatatacactataaacaCAAcactatacacacaatatatacattGTACAAAACATTATACACAAAAACTATTGTGCGTTTCTCTAAAACTGAACAAGCTGCATGTTTAATGGAACCCTCGTTGTATCAATGTGCCCTACATTTCTCACTCTATAAGAAGTAGCTCATTACAACACAAAGCGGATTGGTAGAATTTTAGGGTCCGGTGCAGTAAGAGAAGAGGGTCTGTTCCATGGAGGAGAGTATAATGCGAGTATAATGGCAGATGCACATGCGcttcatatatatattcactgaGCACCTCTGGGCGCAGGTTATTTATCTGGAATTCAAGGGAAGAGAATGCTGCATTGCTGACATGCGCCTGCTGATTTGCATTTGAACGTTTATGCAGATGTGAGTGTCAGCTCTGTGCACAAAACACATGGGAAGAAAAGACATGGGATTCCTCTATAGCACAAAGGCTACAAATCTTTATTATAGCAATTATGGAGcaaatgtattaattagtaaGGAAATAGGCAGTTACCttgaaataacatttattttccacGTGGGCTTTGTTTTGtcagtttagtttccctttaattgcaCTTTAATCCAGAGTACAGAACATTACCATTGCTTCATTATTATAGGGTTCCCCCAGCTGTATTCTACTCACATACTATACATAAAGCCATCAGGTTCTGtggtgggccctcctgctccaGGTGCCCAACCCTAATACACTGTCAgtacacatatattttatatatagacacCAGCGGGGTAGTTACTAGAGTGTCAGCTTCAGGGACAGCATTGGGTGCCCACGGAGAACAATAAACCTTGTTTTCAggacttaaagggcttgttcacctttgaattaaccgtcagtatgatgcagagacggatattctgagatgatttgtaattggtcttcattttttattatttgtggtttgcaatttcagccgtctggttgctagggtccaaattcccctagcaaccatgcactgaattgaataagagactggaatatgaataggagaggcctgaatagaaagatgagcaattacaagtagcaataagaataaatgtgtagccttacagagcatttgttttctatacagggtcagtgacccccatttgaaagctgaaaagagtcaagaggaaaaagacaagtaattaaaaaaactataaactataaaaaatgaggatcaattaaaaagttgctcacaactggccattctataacagtcATTCCTtgactaaagggcacatttagcaaaggtcgaatatcaagggtttattaaccctcgatattcgaccgtcgaagtaattTACCgttattcctatgatcgaaccgattcgaaggattttaatccatcgatcgaaggatattccttcgatcgtaggaataatgGTAAATcctttacttcgacggtcgaatatcgagggttaattaaccctctgtaggttttaggtggcgaactagggggtcgaagaattttttaaagagacagtacttggactagcaaatggtcgaatagttgaatgatttttagttcgaatcgttcgatttgaagtcgaaggtcttagtcgaaggtcaaagtagcccattcgatggtcaaagtagccatatttgaccattcatAATTCGAACTatatttcctctattccttcactcaacctaagtaaatgggcccctaagtgatgTAAAGTATTGCTCtttatctgaatatatatatatttatatactgtacgttCCTCCTGTGCATGGAGCACATCACAGATACACATCAAACTGCTGCCGGGTAAAGTTTCAGAGATTCCAGTGTAGGACAGAGCTAATTGGAGAATATTGGAGAATATTGGAGATTAGGGGCGGGTCACCTCCCAGTGGCGGCCATGAGTGAGTGTTATAAGCAATTGTGAATATACTGAGGCCCGTCATTAGGAGACTCTACATGTTTATGTGTTTATAATATAGAATTGATGTGGATCGCTCGCCCTCTTTCTCTCTCGTCCAATGAACGGGCCACCCTGAAACCCCCAAAGCTTATTGGCCCAGGGGTAGGTGCAATTGTATGAATGGATTCCACCTGGAACAATCTCatccttctgctgctgctgctactgccaTTTctaaccctgtagcatcaggcTCAGGCCTTCCacttgaactgcaactctcatcTCCCTCCAGCAGCCAAGGGAATGTTTCATGTCAAATGTTTAATAACGCTGCTCGCCTATAATAAGCCAATGTATTATGCAACTGATGAACTGCTCCCCCTGATCTTCTTCTCTAATATTTGCACCCGGCGGCCCTACTACTTCTTTCACTACTGGTCAAGAGGCTGAAGCAGTTGGGGCCGGACCTGAAAGAAGACTGCCTGTTCTTCCTGGGACATTGAGAAAATGACCTTATAAAAGTCAATTCTTCCTTTAATGTTCTAGAGTTGGCAAGAAGGGTTTGTGTTTGTGCGACCTGCCCTGAGTCTCCATTTCAATGTTTCCCCTTGTGCTTTACTCCCAAACttcagtctttaaaaaaaaaaacaatgttgacCCCAAAATGTTGTTGGGCCTTAGACTATTGGCAGAGTTCCATGGCTGCTCCACTCTACACAAGCACAATGACTGCTGAGGAGCATAGAGTTGAGTGGCCGCTGCTTCTGGAAACACAGGAGGTGAAGGACATGTACAAGTGTTAGCCTTTGGGTCAATGCTTTAGCCATCAGCATCAGGTGAGCCATAAAGTCCTGTTTAGCCCTGAGCCAGAAAATGGTCAAACTGTCACGTCCACATCCAAAAGTGAACTGTGTGCAAACTACTCTGCCCAACACTGacccctataataataataataataaccgtTTCCTCCAAACACAGGCGACTCTTGTATATTTTTGGATGTATCTAAACTAAAGATTAAAGAAATTTCATAAGAAACGTGTCACTTTGCTGGTTCCACATGTTCCACGTCGCGTCTATTAGTCCAGGGAGTCTCTCGTTTATTGTATTCCTCACAATGATGAGTCGTGTTGCCTTCtgggaaaagtttaaaaaaattagaaaaacccAGGATAAAGGTTTTATAAAGGTTGAACAAAGTCTTGGCTGAAGGGGAAGCGATTATGGATACACAGTTgtaatagtcagaaccagcagtgcaaggaatagcaaaggacagatgctgctttcagtagcaattccaGTAACATCTGTAATGAATGGAAACGGAAATGTTGCTGTGAgttatattttttgcctttattttccctttaaaggaaacttCAGTCCTAAAATTGCTTCTGTAAGTTCTTGCCCGCTGTTTTCCCACCCACTCATGGTCGTTCAacttagactttacttgccctttaaatcatCTTCATACTTTTTGTTTTGACCACTGGCTGAAAATATGGATCAAGGACAGAGTTCAGTATTGTACATTAAaaagtagttcccctttaaacacgaACGTTCTCATATACCGGAAGAAATCATATGTTAAAATACAT
The Xenopus laevis strain J_2021 chromosome 9_10S, Xenopus_laevis_v10.1, whole genome shotgun sequence DNA segment above includes these coding regions:
- the LOC108702465 gene encoding zinc finger protein 385C isoform X1, whose translation is MKRPASLTHSTDSTIPMCESGQTDTPALELQSRREKKLPSFTLCDVCNIQLNSAVQAQIHYNGKSHQKRLKQINHGRSPSVHGKGALRPVKGAPAHGGPLLASLGFPSRPLQTHLDIKHLLTFRINGVSPLSLFPNFNAMDPVQKAVINHTFGGPTAQRRRPFISCNICHLRFNSLNQAEAHYKGHKHARKLRALEGSRHKQKQRNGSRERTSLPLLDTKRTTDSQDPIELNEISGECEEEAEHSPLPPTPEPALEEPDEECVSPDVSDSSTEPLDSAAPITPDSPGKGSEESSVCTQESEKEQKSREHLYCTSCKVTVNSTSQLEAHNAGAKHKSILEGQTTPPRRGRGKALNRTGRKPKRIGNKTSVGIHNKTFHCSVCEIHVNSETQLKQHMSSRRHRDRLSGKPTKPKYSPFSKLQRSAALVTRLALHKHLTKTLAARFLPNPMTPPTVCALPGPLTLRPATAAALFQSPLIGPALFRSPTPSLRPPPTPIMFAPY
- the LOC108702465 gene encoding zinc finger protein 385C isoform X2 translates to MKRPASLTHSTDSTIPMCESGQTDTPALELQSRREKKLPSFTLCDVCNIQLNSAVQAQIHYNGKSHQKRLKQINHGRSPSVHGAPAHGGPLLASLGFPSRPLQTHLDIKHLLTFRINGVSPLSLFPNFNAMDPVQKAVINHTFGGPTAQRRRPFISCNICHLRFNSLNQAEAHYKGHKHARKLRALEGSRHKQKQRNGSRERTSLPLLDTKRTTDSQDPIELNEISGECEEEAEHSPLPPTPEPALEEPDEECVSPDVSDSSTEPLDSAAPITPDSPGKGSEESSVCTQESEKEQKSREHLYCTSCKVTVNSTSQLEAHNAGAKHKSILEGQTTPPRRGRGKALNRTGRKPKRIGNKTSVGIHNKTFHCSVCEIHVNSETQLKQHMSSRRHRDRLSGKPTKPKYSPFSKLQRSAALVTRLALHKHLTKTLAARFLPNPMTPPTVCALPGPLTLRPATAAALFQSPLIGPALFRSPTPSLRPPPTPIMFAPY
- the LOC108702465 gene encoding zinc finger protein 385C isoform X3, encoding MLLGAPAHGGPLLASLGFPSRPLQTHLDIKHLLTFRINGVSPLSLFPNFNAMDPVQKAVINHTFGGPTAQRRRPFISCNICHLRFNSLNQAEAHYKGHKHARKLRALEGSRHKQKQRNGSRERTSLPLLDTKRTTDSQDPIELNEISGECEEEAEHSPLPPTPEPALEEPDEECVSPDVSDSSTEPLDSAAPITPDSPGKGSEESSVCTQESEKEQKSREHLYCTSCKVTVNSTSQLEAHNAGAKHKSILEGQTTPPRRGRGKALNRTGRKPKRIGNKTSVGIHNKTFHCSVCEIHVNSETQLKQHMSSRRHRDRLSGKPTKPKYSPFSKLQRSAALVTRLALHKHLTKTLAARFLPNPMTPPTVCALPGPLTLRPATAAALFQSPLIGPALFRSPTPSLRPPPTPIMFAPY